DNA sequence from the Schistocerca americana isolate TAMUIC-IGC-003095 chromosome 2, iqSchAmer2.1, whole genome shotgun sequence genome:
CAAACGCTGTAGAGAacacctttctgtacaatgctTAAAGTGCAAAGTGTCCACATGAAGCCTCCCTTATTTCCAAATGCAATTTAAAATAAACCTGTTAGGAAGAGATACTTATGGTTTGCAGCATCAAGTAAAGTAAgtaaacattttttacaaaaaattaatacatttcgaCATTTGTTCTTTTCATGGCGTGTAAAATGTCTAGAAAATGCTCGTATCTCAAGCCTTGTGTGAACAAGCATATCAGGGATGGTGGAGCTTATTGCACCCACAGTTCTGTGGAAATCACCAATGGAATCTACAAGTGAGACACACACAGAATGTCTTTCACATAACTTCGCAGGAGTAAATCCAGAGGTGTTAAGTCTGGTGATCACAGTGGCCATTTGGTTGGTCTACTGTGTCCTAACCATTGCTGTGCAGATGTCCAGTTCAGGATGTCGTGAACAAACTCCATTGCAGTGGTGCCCTATCCTGCTGGAAAATCACATTTCACTGAAGATGAAGAAGCTGAAAGACAGCAAATTGCTGAAGCAttttcaattaaatggttcttgcTATTGTATGGTCAATGGtcaatggaatacaacaacaccaaaattttAACACtggtttccagcttctgggactctgtaattaaagaatccaTGGAAATACATTTTGCTGATAATTGAATGAATCATGTCAGTGGCTTTCAGCTTGATGAAAATTGGAGTCCTATTATTAAAATGATGCAGTCACAACATAATCGACATGGTCAGTCGATACTTAGTGACtagtttgttcttacttcaccactgagggcagcacataCAACTTGACTGCTGCGCACATGTCACCTCCTAATGCATGCGCTGTGATCCGCCAGTACGGTTCGCATGCGCAGAATTCGCTgtaaataccatgactgcatcaggtctcttcagtacttcgtctactcacctgaggatggccagacatctctgggccgaaatatcgtggcagaatgttgatgggatctggctgcaaacccgaaaattagtgGAAGAAGCAAGTCTCTGTCTTATAAATTTTTTTAGATGCATGTGGAAATCAGGGATGTTTCGTGTGGACACACTGTATTATCCAAGTACAAATTGTTTCTTCATCTGGTGTGAAATGTAGCACGATGTTTAGAATGAATTCATGTTACTAACCATAAATACCACAAAGTAGTACATGTGCAGATGGCAGAGTTAGAATTCTGAGAGACTTAATTAACAGCATGCACAAAGTTTGTGAACTGTCACTGCAGATCAGTCAGTCTGCTCTTCTGTGGGACAAAGTATGTTTAGCGAATGCACAGAGTTGCCTCAAAATATGTTAGCATAGGAAGTATAATGGTGTGAAAGAATGTAAAGTTCACAAGTTGCTTGTTTCATTGCTAAGATACAGTAGACGTTATTCTTGTAGTAGAGATAGATGCTTTTGGTTTCTTTATAAGATCTTGGATTTGATACTTCTAAGAGAGCCGTTCATCAGTCTTCAGTCAGAAGAATTTAAAATATTCATATAAACTCATTAATTGATCACCCTGTCACAATAAAATTTTGCTTCTATAAGAGTTCAGTGTCACTGCACAAGCTAATGGTATCCACTATCCTATTGCAAAATCATTTACATTAAAACGGTGCTTTAAACTCTTGTGCCGACAAGATATGAACACTCTTGTTATGTATGTAATCAGCCAATGAATGAAAAGAAGTTTTCCTTATTGACTTAAATGTGAAGGTGTGACACCAACATAAGACAGTTGTCCCTGATTACAGAAAAGTTCACTCCTTCCAGTTCTCAACTTTTTTGATAGAGTGATACACAACAGAATACAGACCCATTTATCTTACCCTACTTGGCAGCCTGCTACTCAGTTACACTTTCATGGAATTTTCTCTGGAGAGCAATCTGTAAATAAAGCCCTGTCACGACATTATTCATAACATGGTAGTATAAAGCAGCAAATTGACTAAttatcccacaaaaaaaaaaaaaaaaaaaaaaaaaacgaaattcagACTGGGAGAACTTAGTATGTGAACTGCTACATTGTTTGAGCAAGGGCCACTTCTCTTTCAGATCTGTAGACATTGCATTCCAGTCATTTTAAAGATGTACTTAGGAACTGTAATGCCCTCCTACGGTACGAGGGCCCAAATTCATCTACAAAAGTCATATCCCAAATGATACAGGTTAACAAGTTGATCAAGGAAGCATTTTAAGTTTTATTGTCAGAGAGACTCATACAGTTAGAGAAGTGAAACTAACCTGACAATATCAGGAGTAGGCATTAATGGTCAAAGAGCAAATGAAACATTATGTATAAAGTTCTGTAGTGGTCCTATTAGATAATAAGGAAGAGTTAGCAATTAGATAAATTAATTGAGATGCTCAGTTCTACatctgattttccattgtttgaatactgTGCAAATTAGATGGCCACTTACGCAGCAGAGGCTTTTAAAAAGTCATATAGTTCTTACAGTAATTTTCAAATACTTTTACTCAATAATGCTATTTGTCACTAATAAAACATCAGTATAGTTTATAGTCATGTAGTACCAGTTAATTATTaatgactttttaaaaattattccaCACCGTGGAAGGTATAGGATCTATTGAAGACAGAGAGTGAATGGACAGTATTGCCATGTTGTAAAATCCATTACTGCTAAGTTGTAGAGCCAGTATGTTTTCCTCCCTGACATTTTTTGTACATCACCATTTAATGTCATTTATGACAGATATCATTGTCATTTTCAAGAAGACAAAAGTTTTGATGGCAAGCCACCTACTTTGTGCATAGGTTAAATGTACATAAAGGTAGTAACTGTAGACAGACTGCAGAATAATTTGTATTTTGCTGCTAAGTAATTTTTATGTGCCATCTGTAGCTAATCTGCCTTGATATCAACTTAAGAAAACTTCTCTATTTGTAGTGATCAATAGATTATAGTGTGTTAGTAAAACTTATTTCTCAAGCTTCAACTTAATGGCCtcttttaaaaaatgattttcCTTATACTATGACTCTTTCATACTCACCTCTGTGATAATGATGGATGCAGGAATTCAGAGTCATCCCAATTTTGAGATGTTGGCCCAGATAGGTAATGGTGCATACGGCACTGTTTACCGTGCACGTTCAGCGAGTGGGCAAATTGTGGCTGTAAAGAAAGTCCGTGTGAACCTTTCTGCTGATGGTATACCTTTGTCTACGCTTCgggaagttgttcttttgaaggaATTGGCTCGGTATGAACATCCGAATATGGTGAAACTACTGGATGTCTGCACGAGTCACAGAACAGAAACCGATCTGTATCTGTTTTTAGTGTTTGAACATTTGGAGCAGGATTTGTCTAATTACATTGAAAAGTGTCCCCAGTCTGGCATGGGAGCAAGCTTGGTGAGAGACATTATGTTCCAGACTCTGAGTGGTGTTGATTTTCTCCATAGTAAGCGTGTAATTCATCGAGATCTGAAACCTCAGAACATCCTGATTTCTTCTTCAGGAACAGTGAAGTTAGCAGACTTTGGGCTGGCTAAGACTTACGACTTTGAAATGCTACTTACTTCTGTTGTTGTAACCATATGGTATCGTGCTCCAGAGGTTCTTCTCAACTCAACATATGCTACACCAGTTGATATATGGTCCTGTGGTAGTATTATGGCTGAACTGTTTCTCCTGCGTCCTATATTTTGTGGAACATCAGAAGTTGATCAACTGGACAAAATATTCAGCATCTTGGGAACACCTCCTGAAACAAGTTGGCCAGAGTACACACCATTACCTTGGTCTGTTTTCAAAAACTACACAGCTGCTGACCTGGAAGGGATGATGCCTGATTGCTCCCCAGATGGTCTGAATCTTTTGCAGAATTTGTTGATGTTTGGCCCTTGTCAGAGAATCAGTGCTGCAAAAGCCTTAGCTCATCCTTATTTCAAGGAGCATGGATACATTGCACGCTAGCAGAACTGTATTTACTTGGATTCTCACAAGAAAGAGGAATGTGCACAAGTACTTTGAGTTGATAAAGACTGCAATAAAATAAACAGTGTTGCTCACTCTAACACACTGCATTCCTGAAAAACTCAATATTGTATATGTATATGAAACAGATGTTAGAACATGTTCATATTCTGAAAACACATATGATAAGTTGTAGATATGGGCATATTTTCAGTCCATAAATATTGTAGAGTGAGGAAATTATACATGATAGTTAAAAGGCATTGTAATGAGgcttttattaaattttcattcaCTTAAAAAGTGTCACCGCTCACAACTTTTGTAATATTAAAAGAAAAGGCAGGTTACAATCACAAGAGTAAGTTAGGAACTGTCTCAAGTCAGTTAATGGTccaattacatatatttttaataattgttGGAATGTATAGAATCAGAAACCATTATGTATTCCTGTGGACTGTACCATCTCAGTAGTCTTGGCATTTGTATTTAGAGCTTTAATGGTGAATCCAAGAATGTTGCAGCTTTCAACTTTAATGTTGAATTTGAGAGATGTGTGCATGTTATGTGAgttttttaaattagtttaagtactgAGTTACAGCCACCATTTTGTATCTCAATTTTTGTTCAAGGTAATGTGTGCTGTGTGCTTTGCATCAGAGTGACgagattttcattttctttgaAATGCTGAAGAAAATTGAATGAGTGTTTTACATACATTGCAGCTTTTATGTCAAGAATATATATTTGTTGTGGCATTACAGAGTATCCCACGGATATTTTGAAGTTGTGCACAGTAATTATATTTTTGGTACTCAACAAATGGGCATTCTCACATCCATGTTATTAGTACAGaagcccctccccttccccatgaaaaatgagtgatcgtagggcaatgaaactttgtggaaacatttgtaaggcttGTGGAAAGATGATAATGAATAAACCTCTGGAAGAAACACATTATAATTTCCAGATGAGAGg
Encoded proteins:
- the LOC124596094 gene encoding cyclin-dependent kinase 6-like encodes the protein MMDAGIQSHPNFEMLAQIGNGAYGTVYRARSASGQIVAVKKVRVNLSADGIPLSTLREVVLLKELARYEHPNMVKLLDVCTSHRTETDLYLFLVFEHLEQDLSNYIEKCPQSGMGASLVRDIMFQTLSGVDFLHSKRVIHRDLKPQNILISSSGTVKLADFGLAKTYDFEMLLTSVVVTIWYRAPEVLLNSTYATPVDIWSCGSIMAELFLLRPIFCGTSEVDQLDKIFSILGTPPETSWPEYTPLPWSVFKNYTAADLEGMMPDCSPDGLNLLQNLLMFGPCQRISAAKALAHPYFKEHGYIAR